Genomic segment of Mucilaginibacter sabulilitoris:
GCCGTCCCTGTAAATTAAATCTAATCGTTTTGTGGCATTTTGTAAGCCGATTCCGCCCTGGTGTGTTTCTTCAGTTCCGTTTTTCTCGCTTTTGCTGTTCTCTACTTTGATAATAAGTTTACCATCATTAACCAGTATATCAATATGTACCCAAACCATGCCTGTATCATTACAAAAACCATGTTTAAAGCTGTTCTCAATAAAAGGAAGTACCAGTAATGGGGCAATTATATAAGATTCTGTACCCGTGAAAATGTTTAATGATACGTCAAGGCGGTCGCCATACCTTATTTTTTCGAGCGTGATGTAATTCTCAATATAATCTATTTCCTTTTGAAGTGGTACAAAGGGTTTGTTGCTGTCGTAAAGCATATAGCTCATGAGCTGCGAAAGCTTGTGAACTATTTCGGGCGCTTTTGACGACTTTTTAATTGTTAAGGCATACAAATTATTAAGTGTGTTAAACAGAAAATGCGGGTGGATCTGCGCTTTGAGATATTTGAGTTCGGCTTCCAGTTTTTCATTTTTGTACTGTTGTTTTTCCTGCTGGCTTACATACCACTGCCTCATAAAATGCAAAGTGGCTACAATACCCA
This window contains:
- a CDS encoding sensor histidine kinase, whose product is MKIITGKSITPVKKILSHLLFWVVYYIYDGPISSNVEAVPYKRMISAGISLPVKILATYFTFYLFAKFYNDYKKPVSFTIYMLISVVLFGLLQRSISYNFIYAQFYPEGLIRPLLYAPKIIMEIFGIYSVVGIVATLHFMRQWYVSQQEKQQYKNEKLEAELKYLKAQIHPHFLFNTLNNLYALTIKKSSKAPEIVHKLSQLMSYMLYDSNKPFVPLQKEIDYIENYITLEKIRYGDRLDVSLNIFTGTESYIIAPLLVLPFIENSFKHGFCNDTGMVWVHIDILVNDGKLIIKVENSKSEKNGTEETHQGGIGLQNATKRLDLIYRDGYELQIFDAETYLVTLKIDLPNNF